Within Pseudomonas tructae, the genomic segment ATATCGTCTCGCGCTTCGGTTCGCTGAAAGCGATCCAGCACACCCTGACCACCTCGTTCGTCGAGGCCCTGCTCGATGGCCTGATGACCCTGGTGACCCTGGGCCTGATGTTCGCCTACAGCCCGCCACTGGCCCTGATCGCCCTGATCGCCATGCTCATCTATGCCCTGGCTCGCTGGGCCTGGTTCGGCCCGTTGCGCCGCGCCAGCGAAGAGCAACTGGTGCACGCCGCCCGGCAGCAGAGCTACTTCCTGGAAAGCATGCGCGGGGTACGCACCCTCAAGTTGTTCGGCCATCAGGAGCAGCGGGCCAGTACCTGGGGCAGTCTGCTGGTCGAGGAAATCAACGCCGGCTTGCGCCCGCAGAAGCTGGAGCTGGCTTACCGCGCGTTCAATGGCCTGTTGTTCGGCCTGGTGACCTTGCTGGTGATCTGGCTCGGCGCCCGGTTGGTGCTCGAGGGCCAGTTCAGCGCCGGTATGCTCATCGCCTTCAACGCTTACAAGGAACAGTTCAACAGCCGTGTGGCCGGTCTGATCGACAAGCTGGTCGATGTGCTGATGCTGCGCCTGCATGGCGAACGCCTGGCCGATATCCTCTTGCAGGTGCCCGAACGCGCCGCCTCTGCAGAGGCCGACGACAACGACGCGGTCGATAGCGTGCCAAGCCTTGAAGTGCGCCAACTCAAGTTCCGCTACAGCGACCATGAACCCTATGTGCTGGACGAGGTGTCGGTGCGCATCGACGCCGGGGATTCACTGGCTATTGTCGGCCCCTCGGGTGGCGGCAAGACCACCTTGCTCAACGTCATGCTCGGTATCCTCACCCCGGTCAGTGGCAGTGTGCTGCTTGACGGTGTGGCGATCGATAGCCACAACCTGGAGCGGCTACGGCGGGTCAGCGCCACGGTGTTGCAGGACGATGTGCTGTTCGCCGGCTCCATAGCCGACAACATCAGCTTTTTCAGTGCCCAGGCCAACCCGCGCTGGGTCGAACAGTGCGCGCGCATGGCGGCGGTACATGACGATATCGCGCAGATGCCCATGGCCTACAACACCCTGGTGGGCGACATGGGCACGGTGCTGTCGGGTGGGCAGAAACAACGAATTTTGCTGGCGCGGGCTCTGTACCGGCGGCCCAAACTGCTGTTTCTCGACGAAGCCACCAGCCACCTCGACATTGCCAGGGAGGCGGCGGTCAACCACGCGCTGCAAGCGCTGAACATCACCCGCATCATTGTCGCGCATCGGCCCGATACCATTCGTTCGGCACGCCGGGTGCTGGCGCTCGACAATGGCCGGGTGGTGTATGACGGGCCGCTGATCGAGACGGTCGAGGAACCGGGCGCCGTGGTCCAGGGTGCGGCGTCCCCGTCATGAACAGGCACCTGTTCAACGGGTGGCTGGCAGGGCTGCTGGTTGTCTGCACCCATGTGCAAGGCGCGGCCGCCGATGCCTGCCCCGGCCATGTATCACTGTCCGAGCCGCTGGGCTTGTCCACTGCCGTCGCCATGGCCCTGTGCGCCGATCCTGAGGTACGCGAGGCCTGGCTGTCGCAACTGAGCAGCCAGGCCAACCTTGATGCCGCGCATTCGGCGTACTGGCCGACCGTGCAAGCCCAGCTCAGCAGTGGGCGCGCCAACCGCAAGACGCGCTACGACAACTTTCCCGAAGCCGACTCGACCTTGAGCACCCGCACCAACAGCTACGGCCTGGACCTGAGCTGGGTGTTGTATGACTTTGGCCTGCGGGCGGCGAAAGTCGAGGGCGCCCGCCAAGTGTTGAACGCCGCCAGCAGCAGCCGCGTGGAGAAAATCCAGGCAACGGTGCTCGACACCAGCAAAGCCTTCTACCAGGTCCAGGCCAACGCCGCCTTGCTCGAGGCCAAGCGCAGTGCCGAGTCCCTGGCGGCCAACAGCCTCAAGGCGGCTACGGCCAAATACCAGGCCGGGGCCGGCGAGCAGAGCGATCGCCTGCAGGCGCAGACCACCCATGAACAGGCGCAGCTCGAACGGGTATTGGCCGAGGGTGAATACGCCGCGGCGCAAGGTGCCCTGGCCAGTGCCCTGGGGCTGTCACCCTCGGCACCGCTGACACTTGCGGCCTTGAACGAACCGGCGGGGCAGGAGGCTGAGTTCATGGCCAGTGTCGATGCGCTGATGGCGCAAGCCAGGGCCCAGCACCCGGCCATCGACAAGGCCCGCGCCGAGTGGGCCGCAACCCGCGCCAAGGCGGATGAAGCGCGGGCGCAAGGGCGCCCCAAGGTGTCGTTGTTCAGCAGCTACCAGCAGCAGGACACGCCGATCGACCAGGTATCGACGCGCCAGCAGATCGAGACCTGGAGTGTCGGGGTGCAAATCACTGTGCCGATCTTCGACGGCTTTCTCAGCCGCCGACGTGCCCGCGCCGCCGATTACGAAGCCGGCGCCCGCGAACAGGCCGTGGCACAGACCGAGCGCACAGTCGCCCTCAACGTCTGGAAGAGCCGTCAGGCCCTGGATGCCCGCACCCGGGCACTGGCGATCAGCCGCAGCTTTGTCAGCAGCGCCGGGCAATCCCAGCGGGTCGCATTGGGGCGCTACAAGGCCGGGGTGGGCAGCATCATCGAACTGCTCAGGGCGCAGAATGAACTGGCCATCGCCGAGCAGCGGCGCGTGGAGGCGCAGGTCAACTGGTACACCGCCAGGTTGCAGTTGGCGGCGGACCTGGGGCAGTTGCATGGCGCGCTGTAGGTTGTCTTGAGGTCTAGAATCAACCTGGCATTGACCCACCGAGGAGAATCAGAATGAGCAATAAAACTACCCTCTGCCTCTGGTACGACGGCACAGCGCTGGAGGCTGCGACCTTTTACGCCCGGACCTTCCCCGACAGCAAGGTCGGGGCGGTGCACCGAGCGCCGGGCGACTTTCCTTCGGGCCAGCAAGGTGACGTGCTGACCGTCGAATTCACCGTGCTGGGCATCCCTTGCGTGGGGCTCAACGGCGGGCCGCTGTTCAAGCACAGCGAAGCGTTTTCATTCCAGATCGCGACTGAAGACCAGGCCGAAACCGATCGTTTGTGGAACGCCATTGTCGACAATGGCGGCCAGGAAAGCGCTTGCGGCTGGTGCAAGGACAAGTGGGGGCTGTCGTGGCAGATTTCGCCACGGCTGTTGATCGAGGCGGTGACCAGCACTGACCGCGCGGCGGCCAAGCGCGCCTTCGATGCGATGATGGGCATGCGCAAGATTGATATTGCGCTGATTGAGGCGGCGTTCAGGGGAGAGTAGCGAGCAGATGTGTTGTTTGGGCGGGCCTCATCGCGGGGCAAGTCGGATCGCCGCACCGCCGCTCCCACAAGCCCCGCGATCGTTATAAAGATTGCCTTCAGAAGCCCAGGGTCGCCGATACCAGATAGGTTCGTGGCGTCGACAGAGTCAAGCCCGCTTCGCTGTCGTCGGAGGCGCCGGCCGAGGCCCAGTAGCGGTCGTCCAGCACGTTCTCGACACTGGCGCGCAAGGTGATGTCCTTGTCGTCGAGCTTGAAGGCATAGCGCGCACCCAGGTCGTAACGCTCCCAGCCGTCGATCTGCTTGCTGTTGGCCTGGTCCAGGTACTGCGAGCTTGAGTGGATGCCGCGTGCGGTCAGGGTCAGCCCGGACAGGGCCGGCACATCGTACTCGGCGCCCAGGCTGACGTTGTACTGCGGTGTTGCCGGCGCGCGGTTGCCATCGAAAGTACCACCGACGGTGTCGGTCAGTTCGCTGTCGATGTACATCACCCCACCCAGCAAGCGGAAGCCCTTGAGCGGCTCGCCAAATACATTGAGCTCGACACCCTTGTTCTCGCGCTTGCCGTTGGGCCCGAACACCCGGGTGGTGGCGTTGGTCTCGTAGGCCGGTTGCTTGATGCGAAAGGCGCTGGCGGTCAGGGCAAAGTTGCCCAGGTCGTACTTGGCGCCGATTTCCACCTGACGGCTGATGAACGGTGCAAAGATCTGGTCTTCGTTGATCGAGGTCGACGGGGCGATCTTGCCCTGGCTCAAGCCTTCCATGTAGTTGGCATACAGCGAGAGCTGGTCGCTGAGCTTGAACAGGATGCCGCCCGAGGGTGAGAGCTTTTCTTCGTCATAGGCAGTGTCGCCTTTGATGCCATCGCTCCAGTCGTCGACCTGGACCCGTTGCCAGCGCGCGCCCAGGGTCAGCAGCAGGCGCTGGTCGAAAAAGCCCAGGGTGTCGGACAGCGCCACGCCGCTGAAGCGGTTCTCGGTGTAGACCTTGGCATCCGAGCGCAGCAACGTGCCGGGGGTAGGGGTAGGTCGCGGGTTATAAAGATTGCTCGAGCCTGCGGCATAACGACCGCCGCCGTTCTCGAAGTCCATGTAGAAGTAGTTGGCCGCCAGGTTGAGCTCGTGGCTCACCGGGCCGGTCTGGAACCAGTTGCGTAGGCCGGCGGTGGCGGTGCGCACGTTTTCATCGCGGGTGAAGTCGCGGGGCTGGACGCTGAAGTCGCCGGCATCGTTGGAAACCGGCACGTTGTGCCGGAGGAATTCGTGGTTGCTCTTGCGTGCGCCGACTGCGCCATAGGCCATCAGCGCGTCATTGATGTCGAACTCGGCGTTCAGCGTGCCGAAGGTATCGTTGGTGCGCGCCTTGCTCCAGGCCTGGGCGTAGTTGCGCCGCACATCCTCGGCATCCGGGACCTTGGCAGTGGCGCCGATGATCACACGCTCCTGGGGCGCGTCGGTGTCGCGCTCGGTGTGGCCGATATCGGTCGACAGGCGCAGCCGCTCGCCGCGAAAGTCCAGGCCGAGCACGGCCATCTCGCGGTCGACGCTCTGCTGGTCCCACTCAGTGTCGCCCGATTGCTTGACGCCGTTGAAGCGCAGGCCGAACTTGCCGTCCTCGCCAAAGCGCCGGCCGATATCGACGGCGCCGCCGACCTGGCTGTCTGAGGCGTAACTGCCGGTGAACTCGGTGATCGGCTTGTCGCTGGCGCGCTTGGGTACCACGTTGATGCCGCCGCCGACACTGCCCCGTGGTGAGATGCCGTTGATCAACTGGCTGGGGCCTTTGATGATGTCGACGCGGTCGGCCATTTCCATGTCGATGGAGTAGGTTGGCAGGATGCCGTACAGGCCGTTATAGGCGACATCGCTGTTGAACAGGCTCAAACCACGAATGGTGAACTGCTCGAAGCGCCCACCGGCCGGGTTGGTGGCGCGCACCGACGGGTCGCTGGCGATCAGGTCGCCGAGGGTCCGCGCCTGCTGGCCCTTGATCGCCTCGCTGGTGTAGGTGGTCATGCTGAAGGGCGTTTCCATGAAGTCCCGCGAACCGAGCAAACCTTGCGAACCGCGACGGGTGACCTGGCCGCCGGCGTAGCGCTGGCCATCGTCGTTGTCGGTGTGAGCGCCGAGGATGCTGGTTGGGGCGATCTCCACTGCATCGGCGCTGTGCGGGGTTGGCACCAGGGTGTAGGCACCGGCAGCCACCGGTTGCAGTTGCAGGCCAGAACCCTGCAGCAGCTGGGCAAAACCTTCGTCAACGCTGAAACTGCCACTCAAACCGGCACTGCGCCGGCCATTGACCAGGCCGGGGTCCACCGACAGGCTGACCCCGGCCTGGGCGGCGAAGCGGGTCAGCGCCGTGCCCAGCTCCCCTGCCGGTACCTGGTAGCTGCGGGTGGCGGCGTCGGCCAGTGCCGTCAGGGGAGCCAGCGATACCAGACCGAGCACCAGGCACAGGGTGGGCGATGAAAACGAAGACGCCAGGCGCGTTCGGTGGCGGGTCAGTGCGGGCATTGTTGCGCTCTCTTTTGGGTTCACATGCCCTTGATGACAAGCGAGCGAACAAAAGGGGACAGCGATTTCGCCAATAATGCCACGCGCTGCGCTGGTGGGTCAGGCCGGCTGGTACGGCGGGTAGTCGATGTAGCCTTTGGCCCCGCCACCGTAGTAGGTGTCGCGGTCCGCGGGGGTCAAGGGCCAGCCATTTTTCAGGCGTGCAACCAGGTCGGGGTTGGCGATGAAGGGTTGGCCAAAACCTGCCAGGTCGATCAGGCCGGCGTCGACCAGGTCCTGGGCGCGCTCCAGGGTCATGTTGCCGGCCAGGATCAGCGCGGTGCGGCCCAGCTGCGCCTTGCATTGACTGAGCAAATCACGCAGTGCCTGCTCCTGAGCCTGGGCGCCTTCGCTGGCAAGGAAGAAGTGGCTCTGGTCCATCACATGCACGTAGGCGATGCCGCGTGCGCCCATGCCCGCGCAGAGCGCCGCGTAGGTCTCGTCGATTTCAGGGTACAGCGGCATATCGAACAACTGTCCGTACGGCGAGATGCGGATACCGACCTTGTCGGCGCCGATGCGGCTAGCCACGGCGTCCACCACGTCAAAGACAAAGCGCAGGCGGTTTTCCAGAGTGGCCGCCGAGTAACGGTCGCTGCGATCGTTGACTCGCGGGTTGAGGAACTGTTCGAGCAAGTAACCGTTGGCCCCGTGAATCTCGACGCCGTCGAAACCGGCATCGATGGCGTTGGCTGCGGCCTGGGCAAAGTCTGCGACCACCTGGCCGACTTCATCGGTGGTCAGCGGGCGCGGTGTCGAGGTGGGGACGAAACCCGGTTCGCCGCGCTCGTCATAGCCGAAGGCGACCGCTCCCTGGGCAACCTTGCCGGTGGCGCTGACCGGGGCCTGGCCGTCGGGCTGAATCGAGGTGTGCGACACCCGGCCGACGTGCCACAGCTGGGCAAAGATCTTGCCGCCGACGCTGTGCACCGAGTCGGTCACCAGCTTCCAGCCCTGGATCTGCTGCGCGCTGAAGATGCCCGGGTTGAACAGGTAACCCTGGCCCTGGCGGGAGATCGGCGTGCCTTCGGAGACGATCAGGCCGGCGCTGGCGCGCTGTGTGTAGTGCAGGGCGATCTGTTCGGTGGCAATGTCTTCAGGCGCGCGAGAGCGGGTCATCGGGGCCATGACCAAACGGTTGCTCAGGGTCAATGGGCCGAGGGGGTAGGGGGCAAACAGGTCATTCATGGGTGGCGCTCCAAGTGGAATGGCGCCATCCTAGGTTTTTGCCAAAACAGCTACAATAAAGGTAAAAGTCAAAACTCTATTGCTAAAAAAGCAATACACTGGCCGAATTTCCCGTTGCCGGAGCCGTTCATGCACCTCAAAGCCCATCGGTTTTTCGCCAGGGTGGCCGTGACCGGCAGCTTTTCCGCCACCGCCCGGCACTTTCAGGTACCTGCCTCGTCGGTGTCACGCTTCATTGCCGCGCTCGAATCCGAGATCGGGCAGCAGTTGCTGTATCGCAACACCCGGGCAGTCAAGCTGACCGAGGCCGGCGAGCGCTATTACCTGCAGATCCGCGAGGTACTGGAATTGCTCGATGCCGCTGACGAGTCGATCAGCGGCAAGGCCGGCGACATTCGTGGCCTGGTGCGGATCAACGCGCCGGTGGCCTTCGCCCATCTGCATATCGTCCGGCTGCTCAATGGCTTGCAGGAGCAGTACCCGGAACTGAGCGTGGAACTGACCGCCACCGATGCCTATATCGACCCGGTGCAGGAGGGCGCCGACATCACCTTTCGCGTCGGCCATCTAGAGGATTCGGGGCTGATCGGGCGGCAGATCTGCACCCAGCGTTATGTGCTGTGCGCCAGCCCCGATTACCTCGCCAGACATGGCCATCCGACGTCCGCTCAGGACCTGCGCCAGCACTGTTGCCTGGTCTACAAAGGCACGGGCGGCGCGCAACGCTGGCACTTGCGCCGCCCGGGCAGCGAGAGCGTTGAAGTGGTCGACGTCCAGGGGCCGCTGCGCAGCAACAATGCCCAGGTGCTGGTCGAGGCGGCCCTGGCCGGGCGGGGTATTGTGTTCTTCCCCTCCTGGCTGTTCAGCAAACACAGCTTTACCAGCAAGGCCCTGGTGCAGTTGCTGCCCGACTGGGAAGGCGCCGTGGAGGCGACGCCCAGCCAGATTCACCTGCTGTCGCCGGAAAACCGCCTGCGCTCGCAGAAGGTGCGGCGGGTCTGGGACTATTTTCTCGACGCTATCGGTACGCCGCCGTATTGGGATGACCTGGGCGCCTGAATCAACCCTTGGCGCGCCAGAGCACCGGCCAGTATTCCTCGTTGATGCTGTCGCAGTGCCACATCGTCCGCCGGTCCTTGAGCTGCATGGCCGCACCGTCGTACTGCCAGACCGAGCTTTCGCCGCAGTCCTTGCCCATTTCGCGGTAGATTTTCAATTGGCCGCTAACCGGATTGAAGCTGATCTGCCCATACAGGTCGGGGCTAAAGTGAGCCTTGGGGTCTGCTTTGAGTTCCAATGGCGTCGCCTGGTACGGCGCTGCGCGTGAGACGCGGTAGAGGCTGTGGTTGCAACCGTCTTCGGCGCAACCGTAACGCAGGCGCACCAGGGCATGGGCCGGGTCCAGGGGGTAGACCTCGGCCTGGGCTTTCCAGTTCTGATGGGGGGAGGCACTCAACTCGTCTTTGGTCTGCGCGATCATGGCATCGCCGATTGCTTGTTGCTCGGCCTCACTCAAGGTCGGCGCCAGGGTAAAACGCGGCAGTCTGGGCGTGGCCGGGGCGGTGGGCAGGCGACTGTCCGGCTGGAACCCCGGGCGCATGAATGCACTGGGATGGCCGATGCGCCCTTGCACCGAATCCATCAACAGCAATGTGGCGCTCAAGCCCTGCAGCGATACCCGGCGCTCGCCATGGTTGCTGTTGGAACTCAGGGTGTCGCTGATGCTCAGCTCGCGCAGCTTTTCAACGGCGGCGTCGCCCTCAAGGTAATAGTACTCACGCGCTGTCGAACCGTACTTCCATGGTTCGGTAGGGTGGCCATCGAGGTGAAATTCGTAACGCAGGCTGATGTCGTCGTAGCTGATCGCACTGACCCGGGTGCTGCCCTTGAGCCCGGCTTCGCGGACGATGTACAGGCCCATGCCCGGGTTGTCGGTGCTGCCCGACACTGCCGTGCAGCGGCGGGTGTTGTCGCAGGCCACCCGCCAGTCCTGGAACACCCGGCTCAACGGCACTTGTTCTGCCGTGGCGGCCAGGGTCAGGGTGGGTAACAGGGTAAGGGCCAGCCAGTTCCATCTTGCTGAAAACATCGTGCATCGATCCTGCGCAGTCACTGAAGGGCGGCATGATCGCACCTTGGTGTTAGTCTGGCAGCTGTTTAGGGTCAATTAGCGCAGGAAGCCTTGTGATCAGCATTAGTCCCGTTTCACCCCATGAATGGCCAACCTACCGCGACCTGCGCCTGCGGGCGCTGCGCGATTCGCCGGATGCCTTTGGCAGTACCTTCGAGTCCGAGTCGCAACGCACCGATGAAAACTGGGCCGCGCGGATCGCGGCGGCCGCTGCCGATGGCAATGACCGGGCGTTTTTCGCTTTTCATGGTGACGCGGCATGCGGGCTGGTCTGGTGCAAATTGTCTGCGGCCGAGCCGGGTGCGGCGGACCTGTATCAGATGTGGGTCGACCCGGCTTCGCGGGGGCTGGGCGCCGGCAGTGCGTTGCTCAAGGCGGCACTGGCGTGGGCGGCAAGCGCTGCGGTGCACCAGGTGCGCCTGGGTGTCACGCTCGCCGATACCCCGGCGATGCGCTTGTACCAGGCCCATGGCTTCCAGCCAGTCGGTGCCCCGGAGCCACTGCGTGAGGGTTCAAGCTTGTTGTCGCAGGCCATGGAGTGCCAACTGAGCATTTAGCCCTCAATGTGCCTGCAAGGGCCATGATTCCGGGTGCACTGCAACCTAGCATTTCTGTCAGTTGTTGGCATCGAAAACGAGGCATTAAATATGAACCGGCCCGCGCTGCGGGCCGGCTCTTTCAAGTAAAGGGCCAATCGACATTCTATCGGGCCCTGGGGCGTTCTCGGGGCATTGATGCATTGGAGCAAGTCCCATGACCGATCTGCAAGCCGA encodes:
- a CDS encoding peptidase domain-containing ABC transporter; its protein translation is MHQALAFGIGRKLPMVLQAEAAECGQACLAMIAGYHGQHHDLFSLRQKLSPSMKGATLKQLMAMAAQLGLASRPLRLELQALGQLRLPCVLHWNFNHFVVLKEVGPRGVTLHDPGRGVCKLSFEEVSAAFTGVALELWPQSDFQPGPANPPLRLRQLLGRVQGFGGVLSHVLLLAVALELCMVLSPFFLQTVIDKVLVSADLDLLAVLAIGFGLLLLMQQSLALARSWALMYLGTLLGSQWQINVFRHLVRLPVAFFERRHLGDIVSRFGSLKAIQHTLTTSFVEALLDGLMTLVTLGLMFAYSPPLALIALIAMLIYALARWAWFGPLRRASEEQLVHAARQQSYFLESMRGVRTLKLFGHQEQRASTWGSLLVEEINAGLRPQKLELAYRAFNGLLFGLVTLLVIWLGARLVLEGQFSAGMLIAFNAYKEQFNSRVAGLIDKLVDVLMLRLHGERLADILLQVPERAASAEADDNDAVDSVPSLEVRQLKFRYSDHEPYVLDEVSVRIDAGDSLAIVGPSGGGKTTLLNVMLGILTPVSGSVLLDGVAIDSHNLERLRRVSATVLQDDVLFAGSIADNISFFSAQANPRWVEQCARMAAVHDDIAQMPMAYNTLVGDMGTVLSGGQKQRILLARALYRRPKLLFLDEATSHLDIAREAAVNHALQALNITRIIVAHRPDTIRSARRVLALDNGRVVYDGPLIETVEEPGAVVQGAASPS
- a CDS encoding LysR family transcriptional regulator, with translation MHLKAHRFFARVAVTGSFSATARHFQVPASSVSRFIAALESEIGQQLLYRNTRAVKLTEAGERYYLQIREVLELLDAADESISGKAGDIRGLVRINAPVAFAHLHIVRLLNGLQEQYPELSVELTATDAYIDPVQEGADITFRVGHLEDSGLIGRQICTQRYVLCASPDYLARHGHPTSAQDLRQHCCLVYKGTGGAQRWHLRRPGSESVEVVDVQGPLRSNNAQVLVEAALAGRGIVFFPSWLFSKHSFTSKALVQLLPDWEGAVEATPSQIHLLSPENRLRSQKVRRVWDYFLDAIGTPPYWDDLGA
- a CDS encoding TonB-dependent receptor, with translation MPALTRHRTRLASSFSSPTLCLVLGLVSLAPLTALADAATRSYQVPAGELGTALTRFAAQAGVSLSVDPGLVNGRRSAGLSGSFSVDEGFAQLLQGSGLQLQPVAAGAYTLVPTPHSADAVEIAPTSILGAHTDNDDGQRYAGGQVTRRGSQGLLGSRDFMETPFSMTTYTSEAIKGQQARTLGDLIASDPSVRATNPAGGRFEQFTIRGLSLFNSDVAYNGLYGILPTYSIDMEMADRVDIIKGPSQLINGISPRGSVGGGINVVPKRASDKPITEFTGSYASDSQVGGAVDIGRRFGEDGKFGLRFNGVKQSGDTEWDQQSVDREMAVLGLDFRGERLRLSTDIGHTERDTDAPQERVIIGATAKVPDAEDVRRNYAQAWSKARTNDTFGTLNAEFDINDALMAYGAVGARKSNHEFLRHNVPVSNDAGDFSVQPRDFTRDENVRTATAGLRNWFQTGPVSHELNLAANYFYMDFENGGGRYAAGSSNLYNPRPTPTPGTLLRSDAKVYTENRFSGVALSDTLGFFDQRLLLTLGARWQRVQVDDWSDGIKGDTAYDEEKLSPSGGILFKLSDQLSLYANYMEGLSQGKIAPSTSINEDQIFAPFISRQVEIGAKYDLGNFALTASAFRIKQPAYETNATTRVFGPNGKRENKGVELNVFGEPLKGFRLLGGVMYIDSELTDTVGGTFDGNRAPATPQYNVSLGAEYDVPALSGLTLTARGIHSSSQYLDQANSKQIDGWERYDLGARYAFKLDDKDITLRASVENVLDDRYWASAGASDDSEAGLTLSTPRTYLVSATLGF
- a CDS encoding DUF1176 domain-containing protein — translated: MFSARWNWLALTLLPTLTLAATAEQVPLSRVFQDWRVACDNTRRCTAVSGSTDNPGMGLYIVREAGLKGSTRVSAISYDDISLRYEFHLDGHPTEPWKYGSTAREYYYLEGDAAVEKLRELSISDTLSSNSNHGERRVSLQGLSATLLLMDSVQGRIGHPSAFMRPGFQPDSRLPTAPATPRLPRFTLAPTLSEAEQQAIGDAMIAQTKDELSASPHQNWKAQAEVYPLDPAHALVRLRYGCAEDGCNHSLYRVSRAAPYQATPLELKADPKAHFSPDLYGQISFNPVSGQLKIYREMGKDCGESSVWQYDGAAMQLKDRRTMWHCDSINEEYWPVLWRAKG
- a CDS encoding TolC family protein, giving the protein MNRHLFNGWLAGLLVVCTHVQGAAADACPGHVSLSEPLGLSTAVAMALCADPEVREAWLSQLSSQANLDAAHSAYWPTVQAQLSSGRANRKTRYDNFPEADSTLSTRTNSYGLDLSWVLYDFGLRAAKVEGARQVLNAASSSRVEKIQATVLDTSKAFYQVQANAALLEAKRSAESLAANSLKAATAKYQAGAGEQSDRLQAQTTHEQAQLERVLAEGEYAAAQGALASALGLSPSAPLTLAALNEPAGQEAEFMASVDALMAQARAQHPAIDKARAEWAATRAKADEARAQGRPKVSLFSSYQQQDTPIDQVSTRQQIETWSVGVQITVPIFDGFLSRRRARAADYEAGAREQAVAQTERTVALNVWKSRQALDARTRALAISRSFVSSAGQSQRVALGRYKAGVGSIIELLRAQNELAIAEQRRVEAQVNWYTARLQLAADLGQLHGAL
- a CDS encoding alkene reductase: MNDLFAPYPLGPLTLSNRLVMAPMTRSRAPEDIATEQIALHYTQRASAGLIVSEGTPISRQGQGYLFNPGIFSAQQIQGWKLVTDSVHSVGGKIFAQLWHVGRVSHTSIQPDGQAPVSATGKVAQGAVAFGYDERGEPGFVPTSTPRPLTTDEVGQVVADFAQAAANAIDAGFDGVEIHGANGYLLEQFLNPRVNDRSDRYSAATLENRLRFVFDVVDAVASRIGADKVGIRISPYGQLFDMPLYPEIDETYAALCAGMGARGIAYVHVMDQSHFFLASEGAQAQEQALRDLLSQCKAQLGRTALILAGNMTLERAQDLVDAGLIDLAGFGQPFIANPDLVARLKNGWPLTPADRDTYYGGGAKGYIDYPPYQPA
- a CDS encoding GNAT family N-acetyltransferase yields the protein MISISPVSPHEWPTYRDLRLRALRDSPDAFGSTFESESQRTDENWAARIAAAAADGNDRAFFAFHGDAACGLVWCKLSAAEPGAADLYQMWVDPASRGLGAGSALLKAALAWAASAAVHQVRLGVTLADTPAMRLYQAHGFQPVGAPEPLREGSSLLSQAMECQLSI
- a CDS encoding VOC family protein → MSNKTTLCLWYDGTALEAATFYARTFPDSKVGAVHRAPGDFPSGQQGDVLTVEFTVLGIPCVGLNGGPLFKHSEAFSFQIATEDQAETDRLWNAIVDNGGQESACGWCKDKWGLSWQISPRLLIEAVTSTDRAAAKRAFDAMMGMRKIDIALIEAAFRGE